The genomic window TATACCAATCCACATCTATCATAATTTAAAAGCTTTTTTTGTTCATATTTTATGTAAAAAAATTCGATGAAGATTACATCTAATATCATCATTTCTGCTCCTCATATTGTTATTCCTCAAACCTATTGGAATCCCTTATTGGGAGAGGTGTTACGGGATGCTGACTTAATTACAGAAGGACAATTACAGATAGCATTAAGAGATAAACAAGAATATAAACATCAAAAAATTGGTGAAATTTTAGCCTTACGAGGATGGATCAAACAAGAAACTGTTGATTTTTTTGCAGAAGAATGGGCTAACTGTTTACAACAAGGGGCAAAATATCCCATTGGTCAATATTTAAGACAGGCTGCGTTATTAGATCAAAAAGATATCGAAAACATTTTAGATTTACAACAACACCTTAAAATTAGGTTTGGAGAAATTGCCGTTTCTCAAGGATTACTGACAAGAAAAACTCTGAATTTTTTTCTTAATAATCTATTGTGTCAAGCTGCTGAGGACACTTTGTTTGTGGCTTAAATGCTGTAGTTTGACTTGGAAAAATAATAAAAATTGATGAAGAAAAACCCCCTAAATTGAGGAGGTTTTTCTGGTGAGATAAAAAGTTAAAATTAACTATTTTTAGGCTTCACTAAATTATCAAGGCCATCGATCACTTGGGCTGAAATAATTTTATCTTTTTTGGTGAGGTTTTCTAACACTTCTTTTCCATCAACCAGATAACCAAACACAGAATAACGACCATCCATTAAATTGAAGCCAGGGGGGGTTAATTCGCTGTCAAATTTAAAGAAGAAAAATTGCGATGATCCTCCATTGGGATCTAAACTGGGACGAGCTAAAGCAACAGCCCCATAAGCATTAAAAGGAAGCACTAAATCAGGCAAATAAATACCCATTTCTTCTAGAGTAGCCCCATAAATGGGTTCTTCATCCTCTTTAACTCGTACTTCTAAAGGAATAGCACGATATTCCCCTGTTTCTGGGTCAATAAATCCTTCTTCTTTCCCTGGGGGATCGCCGGTTTGTATGGCAAAACTGTCTTCTAGATCGATAAAGGATAAACCATCATAGAAACCCCGTTGAACCAAGTCCACAAAGTTGCCTCCGTTGACTGGGGCATTATAACCGTCAACCACAATGGTGAGGTTTCCTTTAGTGGTTTCTATTTCGACGGTAGCCCGTCCTTTCAACTGGGGTAGATCGGCGTATTCTTCGGGAATTTCAAAGGGAAAGCCTTCCACCATTAAGGTTTCAATTTCGCCAATGTTATCGAGAACATTCCGTCTTTTAATCCAAACTTGCTCTTTATCTTTGTTTTCAACGGCTTCTTGCAGTTCCCTGACCCCTGTTTTGATATCCTCTAAAATAGTTTCTGCTTGGAATTGGCGATCGCCAGGAACCCCCTCAAGAATTTCATCACTGCGTAGGGTCAGTACAAAGGAGGCGGTTTTGACATCTTTGGCGATGGGTGGCCATCGTTTTCCTCTGAGATGATTGGAAATATCTTCGATCGCATCTTGAACTTTGCGGATCGGTTCGTTCTCAATGGGTAAGGCGTACCGTAAAATAGCTTCGGGGTCGGTAATAGCATTTCCTTGGGCTAAAACGCTAATTAACACAGAATCTGTACCGAATTGACTCCATGTTGCCCCACATAAATTGATAGACAAGGTCACTACGATCATAGCGACAATGGTTTTTTTGCACCAATGTTCCAGTCGGGATCGCACATCAGACCAAAAACTTTGTTTTAATTTCATTAACTTTAAGGATGAGGATAAATGATCATTTTCACTGTTTTTATTTACCATAATTTGAGGTCCTATTGATACCCCCCATTGTATGAAATATTAGCTTTCATTTTTATTTAGACCATTTATTCGTTTAAAATAAAAGAGTCTTTATCGAGTTTTGAGGCAGTTTAATAATGGCAAGGGGTCTATTTTGGTTATCGTTATTAGTGGTCTTTTTTATTTTAGCTTGGAGTGGTTGGAATGAGTATCAAAAGTTAGAAGCTTATCGTCAATGGGCTGAAGATTTTGATCAAGCCAAGTATGATATTTATGCCATCATTGGTGTTAAAGGAAAAGAAATTACTTGGGGAAAGCCCGGTCGTTCTATTCCTAATACTTTACCTAAATTTTTGTTAACCGATGTTGACAAAATAGAATTATTAGTCAATGATAAATCTGTTGATTTAGGGAACTTACCCAATAAAGGTAAACCGATTATACAGTTTAATTTTATTAATAAAGATCAATCTTCAATTAACATTCCTTTTACTGAAATCGATTTAGCAGCTAAATGGGTCAAGTATTTAGATAATCTGAGAAACGTCTAACGTCTAACTTCATTAATGTGGTGTGCTTTCTATGAGTTTAAAGTTAATTATTAGCCTTGTAAGTCTAACATGGTTATTCCTCGGTTGTACGACCTCGAAACAAGGGATAAATCAGACTGAAAATAATTGCCCATCTCCTCCAGTATCACCGCCGAAGTTTAGAGTAAACAATGAGGGAGACTTTTTTGAGAAATTAAAAACATTAAATATTGAAGTTTCTGAGGGGATAATCACGTTTCAAACGCAAGATTATGATTTTATTTTTTGTAATAAAAATAAAACTTTTATTATCAAAAAAGGAAACTATAAACCCGAAGAAAAACCAGTAACTAATTACGAAGAAGCCATTCAAGAATTAAATGATCCTTCCTATAAAATTATTAATTGGCAAGATAAAACGTATCAGTATAGAGTTATTCTCGAACCTAATCCCTTTCCTGATTTTGAGGTTGAACCCGAAAAAGTTATTTTAGAATTAATCATTCCAGAAGCAGAACAGCCACAAAAACACACCTTATATACATTAAAACAGGTTAAACAGCAAAAAGCTGGTATTCAATTAGGTGTACCAAAAATTACAGCTACTGTCATTAATAATAATCAATTCTATTGGTCAGTGTCTTCAGAACAAGGAGAAGGAAACGGGGGAATTGCTACCATTGTTAGTTATGAACCTGAAGTTGATAAAATCAATATTATTCAGCCTTCTCAATTAGCCAAGCAGCAAATTAATGATTTAAAAATCAGTAATAATGATACCGATACTATACTCTGGTTAGCCACTCAAACCAGTGGAGAAGGAAATCCTTATTTACCAGGAATGGGACTGGTTTCTTACAATGCTAATCGTAAATCATTGAAGTCTTATTATGCTAGAAATAGTAACTTAGTTGGAATGATTCCCCATAAATTGAATATAGAAAAAGAAAATCTTTGGGTGGCAACGGGAAATGGATTGTGTCAAATTAAATGGCAAACTATCGAACAAGTTAGCAGTTGGAAATGCTGGGAATTTCAATTAGAAGCTACCCTACCAAACGAAGGATTAAAGGTTTATCAAAGCTTATTAAATCCCAATCCTCAAATAACCCTCAATGCTGATGAAAATCAGGAAACTGTTGAGGTTTTATGGTGGTCACCTCAAAATTATGAAACCGAAAAGGGTCGTTATGAAATTGTCTATGATTCCGGTTTTTCAGTGACTTTAGAAGACAAAGGAGTGATGAACTGGAAAGAATGGTATGATAACCAATATCAAGTTAATCCCTGGGAAGCGATGGTCTATTGGCCAGGAAAAGATTGGCTATGGAACGGTAATAGGTTTATTCGTCCTTTTGATGGGGTATCGTTGAATTATTTTGGCGGTGGACCTGGGGGAATTAGTAGCTGGAATAATTCTCAACAACAACGACCTGAAATTTATGCCATACGAGGAGATTTAGACTTAATTGAATTAACTAAAGATTCTACCAGTGTTAAATATTATTCT from Crocosphaera subtropica ATCC 51142 includes these protein-coding regions:
- a CDS encoding peptidylprolyl isomerase; the encoded protein is MVNKNSENDHLSSSLKLMKLKQSFWSDVRSRLEHWCKKTIVAMIVVTLSINLCGATWSQFGTDSVLISVLAQGNAITDPEAILRYALPIENEPIRKVQDAIEDISNHLRGKRWPPIAKDVKTASFVLTLRSDEILEGVPGDRQFQAETILEDIKTGVRELQEAVENKDKEQVWIKRRNVLDNIGEIETLMVEGFPFEIPEEYADLPQLKGRATVEIETTKGNLTIVVDGYNAPVNGGNFVDLVQRGFYDGLSFIDLEDSFAIQTGDPPGKEEGFIDPETGEYRAIPLEVRVKEDEEPIYGATLEEMGIYLPDLVLPFNAYGAVALARPSLDPNGGSSQFFFFKFDSELTPPGFNLMDGRYSVFGYLVDGKEVLENLTKKDKIISAQVIDGLDNLVKPKNS